The following coding sequences are from one Onychomys torridus chromosome 16, mOncTor1.1, whole genome shotgun sequence window:
- the Tmbim6 gene encoding bax inhibitor 1: MNIFDRKINFDALLKFSHITPSTQQHLKKVYASFALCMFVAAAGAYVHVVTHFIQAGLLSALGSLGLMIWLMATPHSHETEQKRLGLLAGFAFLTGVGLGPALELCIAINPSILPTAFMGTAMIFTCFSLSALYARRRSYLFLGGVLMSAMSLMFLSSLGNLFFGSIWLFQANLYMGLLVMCGFVLFDTQLIIEKAENGDKDYIWHCVDLFLDFVTLFRKLMLVLALNEKDKKKEKK; encoded by the exons ATGAACATATTTGATCGGAAGATCAACTTTGACGCCCTCTTAAAATTTTCCCACAT aactccctcGACACAGCAGCACCTAAAGAAGGTGTATGCCAGCTTTGCACTCTGTATGTTTGTGGCGGCGGCAGGGGCCTATGTCCATGTGGTCACACACTTCATTCAG GCTGGCCTGCTCTCTGCCTTGGGCTCCTTGGGCTTGATGATTTGGCTGATGGCAACACCTCATAGCCATGAAACTGAGCAGAAAAGATTGGGTCTTCTCGCTGGCTTTGCTTTCCTCACAG GAGTTGGCCTGGGCCCTGCTTTGGAATTGTGCATTGCTATCAATCCCAG catcctccccaCCGCCTTCATGGGCACGGCCATGATCTTCACCTGCTTCAGCTTGAGTGCACTGTACGCCAGGCGCCGGAGCTACCTCTTCTTGGGAG GCGTCTTGATGTCAGCCATGAGCCTCATGTTCTTGTCCTCACTGGGGAACCTTTTCTTTGGATCCATTTGGCTATTCCAG GCAAACCTGTATATGGGGCTGCTGGTCATGTGCGGCTTTGTCCTTTTTGATACTCAGCTCATTATTGAGAAGGCTGAAAATGGAGATAAGGATTACATCTG GCACTGCGTTGACCTCTTCTTAGACTTTGTCACGCTCTTCAGGAAGCTCATGCTGGTCCTGGCTTTAAATGAGAAG gacaagaagaaagaaaagaagtga